The sequence CGCCATGCGCAGGGATCGTGGTTCGGCGCGGGCGCCGACGCCGCGCAGGCCTTCCTCGCCTCGACGGCGAGCGCCATCGACGAACTCGCCGACCACGTCGACCGGCTCAGCACCGCGACGCGCACGGCCGCCGATGCCGTCGCGCAGGCACACGCGCGGTTGCAGGCGATCGTCGACGACTTCGAGGCCCGCGCCGCCGCGCTGGAGCCTTACCTCGACTCCCCGGGCGTGGCCGAGAAGCTGCTGGCCGAGGCACGCCGCTCGCTGCGGGAGGCGGTCGCCGCCGTCGAGGATCTCGAGGCCGAGTTGGACGGCCAGGTTACGACGATGGGCGCGCCCGCGCCGCCCGCGCCGTCGTCGCCGCCCGCGGCGACGGCACCGGCCGGGTTGGGGGCTCCGTCCGGGCTAAGCCCTCCGGCCATGCCCACCGCCCCCACCTCGGGGCTCGGCGGTGCGCTGGGTGAACTCGCGTCGCTGGCACGGCCCGAGTCCGCGGCGCCGGTGCCCGACGCGGCGACGTTCGGCGACGGCGTCGCGGTCCGACTGCCCGACGGCAGCACCGCGCTGGCGCCCAACGCGGTGGCCGGCAGCGCGGTGCGCTACGCGTTGACACAGCTGGGCGTGCCCTACGAGTGGGGCGGCACCACCCCGGGCGTCGGCCTGGACTGCAGCGGGCTGACCCAGTGGGCCTATCGCGAAGCGGGGCTGAACATTCCGCGGCTGGCTCAGGAACAAGACGTGGGCGCCGCCGTCGACGCGGGCTCGCTGCGCCCCGGCGACCTGGCGGTGTGGGACGGCCACGTCGCGATGATCGTCGGCAACGGCACGATGATCGAGGCAGGCGACCCGGTCAAGCTGTCACCCATCCGCACCGAGAACGCCGGGCAGGGGTTCCAGGGCTTCTGGCGACCGACGGCGTGAGGGCCTGCCAGGTCAGATCGTTAGGCTGTGCGCCATGGCTGCTGACATCTTGTCGATCCGTCTCGGGCTGACCAAGGGTGACCTGTACACGTTGTGGGCGCCACGCTGGCGCGACGCGGGCGACGAATGGGAGGCCTTCCTCGGCAAGGGCGACGACCTGTACGCGTTCGAGTCCGTGGCAGACATGGTCGCGTTCGTGCGGACGAGCAACGACAACGACCTCACCGACCACCCCGCGTGGGAGAAGCTGACCGAGGCCAACGCGCACCGGCTCGACCCGCCGGAGGACCGCCAGTTCGACGTGATCGGCGTGGCCGAACTGGTCGCCGAGAAACCCACCGAGGAGTCGGTGACCAAACTGCACCGCACGATGGCGGTGGTCTCGGCCATCGGTTCGGTGTGTGAGCTTCCGCCGATCACGAAGTTCTTCAACGGCAACCCGGTGCTGTCCACGCTGGGCGGCGGCGTCGAGGCGTTCCGCGGCCGCAGCGGGCGCAAACGCTGGGGGGAGATCCTGGCGGTGGTCAACCGCGGCTGGGACAACGTCATCGACGCGCTCGACGAGCTGGTCACCATCCCCGACGTCGACGCGGCCGCGGCGAAGAAGGCCGAGGCCGAGCTGGCCGAACCCGCCCCGGAGCCCGACGTCGAAGCGGACCCGATCGAGGAGCTCGCCGACGAGAGCGAGGCCGACGAGGCCGCCGACGAGG comes from Mycolicibacterium pulveris and encodes:
- a CDS encoding C40 family peptidase, which encodes MPGALIAALSAPIRELQALVGTGGDDTAVVLSTVRDALGDVAASVRVSWRHAQGSWFGAGADAAQAFLASTASAIDELADHVDRLSTATRTAADAVAQAHARLQAIVDDFEARAAALEPYLDSPGVAEKLLAEARRSLREAVAAVEDLEAELDGQVTTMGAPAPPAPSSPPAATAPAGLGAPSGLSPPAMPTAPTSGLGGALGELASLARPESAAPVPDAATFGDGVAVRLPDGSTALAPNAVAGSAVRYALTQLGVPYEWGGTTPGVGLDCSGLTQWAYREAGLNIPRLAQEQDVGAAVDAGSLRPGDLAVWDGHVAMIVGNGTMIEAGDPVKLSPIRTENAGQGFQGFWRPTA
- the satS gene encoding protein export chaperone SatS, whose product is MAADILSIRLGLTKGDLYTLWAPRWRDAGDEWEAFLGKGDDLYAFESVADMVAFVRTSNDNDLTDHPAWEKLTEANAHRLDPPEDRQFDVIGVAELVAEKPTEESVTKLHRTMAVVSAIGSVCELPPITKFFNGNPVLSTLGGGVEAFRGRSGRKRWGEILAVVNRGWDNVIDALDELVTIPDVDAAAAKKAEAELAEPAPEPDVEADPIEELADESEADEAADEESGALETQAANLVLGSDEDFWIKVGIDPVRIMAGANTYYTLRCYLDDQPVFLGRNGRVSVFGSERALARYLADEHDHDLSDLATYDDIRTAATDGSLQIEVSDDNVYVLTGIVDDMADGPDALDRDQLELAVELLRDVGDYAEDTIVEQTLDADQPLGRLIAHVLDPKSVSRPGAPYAKAVEQWEALEAFMESRLRPEQAYG